The following proteins come from a genomic window of Dreissena polymorpha isolate Duluth1 chromosome 1, UMN_Dpol_1.0, whole genome shotgun sequence:
- the LOC127834319 gene encoding uncharacterized protein LOC127834319, giving the protein MDHNKGNQLQKEPTEKVPIVTTDATKEEIRRTVLRGIKKSVEGLDFTLFPYHLLREIDTYVEPEQKVNDEGEYSYFAKNDTYMEEDIPIWFEHKHDYCSGCFVVYGTGAQVISLKDVTIVPNLGHGKKGGEDIEDVINQKEDEEVITIEQGYFVVDTQKSVSVTENLAGDLNKFYKGMLTKDSTFVPYHQRKRPDMTGIIIVRHEYANFYHTTMTWYDIFLVMVLFKITPYQVEVLWLDAHPSSKIDDAWEILFGRPVRAGGLTHMIKYSNMIWTGFGPKGQINQHKSDFLPFGEAYRHFVLTRFEINDEYVMNCKQIRITIIWRRNHVSHPRNPGGHVARKIANEEEVWKAAKEADPMAIVNGVQLDRLGMDEQLELISRTDILIGMHGAGLTHILYLPKTAGVIEFFPSYMSPGNSHFRAMARWRRIKYIVWQNTDESRERKDHSTTIPITVVKGTIRTMKEHICN; this is encoded by the coding sequence ATGGATCATAATAAAGGCAATCAGCTTCAAAAAGAACCTACTGAGAAGGTCCCCATAGTGACAACCGATGCGACCAAAGAGGAGATCAGAAGAACTGTTCTTCGAGGAATCAAGAAATCTGTGGAAGGCCTTGATTTCACACTGTTTCCATATCATTTGTTAAGAGAGATAGATACATATGTTGAACCAGAACAAAAAGTAAATGACGAAGGAGAATATTCATATTTCGCAAAGAATGATACCTACATGGAAGAAGATATACCCATATGGTTTGAACACAAACATGACTATTGCTCCGGTTGCTTTGTTGTGTATGGAACGGGAGCGCAGGTGATTAGTCTGAAGGATGTCACTATTGTTCCTAATCTTGGTCATGGTAAGAAAGGTGGTGAAGATATAGAAGACGTCATAAATCAGAAAGAGGACGAAGAAGTGATTACAATAGAGCAAGGTTATTTCGTTGTAGATACACAGAAGAGCGTGTCAGTCACAGAAAATCTAGCCGGTGATTTGAATAAATTTTACAAAGGAATGCTTACGAAGGATTCAACGTTTGTGCCATACCATCAACGAAAAAGGCCTGACATGACCGGCATTATAATTGTTAGACACGAATACGCAAACTTCTACCACACGACGATGACCTGGTACGACATATTTCTTGTAATGGTTTTGTTTAAGATAACCCCTTATCAAGTGGAAGTGCTTTGGTTGGATGCACACCCGAGTTCTAAAATCGACGATGCCTGGGAGATTTTGTTCGGTCGACCGGTAAGGGCTGGGGGTCTTACACACATGATCAAGTACAGCAACATGATATGGACAGGCTTTGGTCCAAAAGGTCAGATCAATCAGCACAAGTCTGACTTTCTACCTTTCGGAGAAGCCTACCGCCATTTCGTCTTAACGCGGTTTGAGATCAACGACGAATATGTTATGAATTGCAAACAAATACGAATTACAATCATATGGCGACGAAACCACGTCTCCCATCCGCGCAATCCAGGCGGCCATGTGGCCAGAAAAATTGCCAATGAAGAAGAGGTTTGGAAAGCAGCCAAAGAAGCGGACCCGATGGCGATTGTGAATGGCGTTCAGTTGGACAGACTTGGTATGGATGAGCAGTTGGAACTCATATCACGGACTGATATACTCATCGGTATGCACGGAGCGGGACTGACGCATATTCTGTATTTACCAAAGACAGCAGGGGTAATAGAATTCTTCCCTTCCTACATGTCGCCAGGAAATTCACATTTTCGTGCCATGGCCCGGTGGAGACGTATCAAGTACATTGTGTGGCAAAACACAGACGAAAGCCGGGAACGCAAGGATCATTCAACTACTATCCCTATTACCGTCGTTAAGGGGACTATTCGTACCATGAAAGAGCATATATGCAATTAA
- the LOC127834382 gene encoding uncharacterized protein LOC127834382, with protein MGRKPDMTGVSAPKGNQKIKKGANSYRQTHHTDVKAYGKLYEPEKYNLHTEKTANGHRRSDSLSSVCGSSLSGSEKNDSGTEKQPNAGAHDNDDRIRLPDINSSQSVGSRCASEQLRMSEKSRYRTYSDSRKISQRKPFSSTVHGSYSSVISLPEVVDRKTKHRQQKKPHNTKLRNQRSGSDSNTLTDAHFHIDERKEKEKKETYQQYKSESKIYQANSIFKKLNDSVIGKDLTIETPFGQRQVVYCDYTASGKCLTIIEDYVRSVVMPTYANTHSTTGHNARQTGHFREEARNIIKQSVNASREDVVIFTGSGATAGMHKMAWALKINNPRVAMETVVLIGPYEHHSNILLWREFGAKVIRIRQKDASGLIDIDHLIEELQFWKEKRNHLLVCVSAASNVTGIITDVNAVSRIAHQHGAYAIFDYAAGGPYLDIDMNPSKDEYKDAVILSPHKFIGGPGTPGLVIAKKWLFKNSVPDRVGGGTVNFVTREIHGYVSNIEEREEGGTPAIIESIRAGLVFKLKQEIGFDVIHAREQELCNRAFNTWEKNPCIYILGNHKAERVPIFAFLTVHEETGRLVHHNYMATLLNDVFGIQARAGCACAGPYVEDLLGMPESQAKKFASMLLDKPFRTDISTPRIPLQITKPGFTRVNLTYFLDNETADYVIDAVDMATRYGWKLLPQYTFDIRTGSWRHKSFSNTPMYQLETLEDFGPFWSPGKQTHDHTSFKVRLQDAKRIFESATVSEKPRITSACLELQDALPTKIGTFRWFLTPHEAATILSDKEGHYLEKSHTREKETDLNQPPVTLRKSSDVSDGTLLFKQQKKGT; from the exons ATGGGGCGAAAGCCTGATATGACAGGAGTATCAGCACCTAAAGGAAACCAGAAAATAAAGAAAGGTGCAAACTCATATCGACAAACGCACCATACGGATGTGAAGGCCTACGGCAAATTATACGAGCCAGAGAAATATAATTTACACACAGAAAAGACAGCAAATGGCCACCGTAGGTCAGATTCGTTGTCTTCTGTCTGTGGAAGCAGTCTGAGCGGAAGTGAGAAGAATGACTCGGGAACCGAGAAACAGCCAAATGCAGGCGCACATGATAACGATGACAGGATACGTCTGCCTGATATCAACAGCTCTCAAAGCGTCGGTTCGCGATGTGCATCCGAGCAGCTAAGGATGAGTGAGAAATCCAGATATCGGACGTATTCTGACTCGAGAAAAATAAGTCAAAGAAAACCTTTTTCATCAACAGTACACGGATCCTACAGCTCAGTTATATCTCTGCCAGAAGTTGTAGATAGAAAAACGAAACATCGACAGCAAAAGAAGCCACATAATACGAAATTGCGCAATCAAAGAAGCGGTAGTGATTCGAATACACTGACGGATGCTCATTTCCACATTGATGAGAGAAAAGAGAAAGAAAAGAAGGAAACATATCAACAATAT AAATCTGAATCCAAGATATACCAGGCAAATTCGATCTTCAAGAAACTGAATGACAGCGTAATCGGAAAGGATCTCACCATCGAAACTCCTTTCGGACAGCGACAGG TGGTGTACTGTGACTACACAGCTTCTGGAAA ATGCCTTACGATCATAGAAGACTACGTGCGTTCCGTGGTGATGCCGACTTACGCCAACACTCACTCCACAACGGGACACAACGCCCGCCAGACGGGCCACTTCCGGGAGGAGGCAAG AAACATCATTAAGCAGAGCGTCAACGCGTCCAGGGAAGATGTCGTCATATTCACCGGAAGTGGTGCCACCGCGGGGATGCACAAGATGGCCTGGGCTTTGAAGATCAACAATCCACGCGTAGCCATGGAAACG gTTGTGTTAATTGGACCATACGAGCACCATTCGAACATATTACTGTGGAGAGAATTTGGCGCTAAA GTCATACGCATTCGCCAGAAAGACGCTTCGGGGTTGATTGATATCGACCATCTCATCGAAGAGCTTCAG TTTTGGAAAGAGAAGCGCAATCATCTGCTGGTGTGTGTGTCTGCTGCCAGTAACGTCACGGGAATAATCACTGACGTCAACGCGGTCTCCAGAATCGCCCATCAGCACGGCGCGTACGCCATCTTCGATTACGCCGCAGGGG GTCCGTATTTGGATATCGACATGAATCCGTCAAAAGACGA GTACAAAGACGCAGTCATTTTAAGTCCCCATAAATTCATCGGTGGGCCGGGTACGCCAG GACTCGTCATTGCGAAGAAGTGGCTTTTCAAAAACAGCGTTCCAGACAGAGTTGGTGGAGGAACGGTGAATTTT GTGACCAGGGAAATTCACGGTTACGTGAGCAACATCGAGGAGCGGGAGGAAGGCGGTACCCCTGCTATCATAGAGTCTATCCGGGCTGGTCTGGTGTTCAAACTCAAACAG GAAATAGGATTTGACGTCATACATGCTCGCGAGCAAGAACTTTGCAA TCGAGCGTTCAACACCTGGGAGAAGAACCCTTGCATTTACATCCTTGGTAATCACAAGGCAGAGCGGGTTCCAATATTTGCATTCCTCACAGTTCACGAGGAAACGGGGCGACTGGTCCATCACAATTACATGGCCACGTTGCTTAACGACGTGTTCGGTATCCAAGCACGCGCAGGCTGCGCGTGCGCCGGACCGTATGTCGAG GATCTTCTTGGAATGCCAGAATCACAGGCGAAGAAGTTTGCATCCATGCTTCTAGACAAGCCCTTCAG GACTGACATTTCTACTCCTCGAATTCCACTACAAATCACAAA ACCCGGCTTTACAAGAGTCAACCTCACGTACTTCCTTGACAACGAAACTGCTGATTACGTCATCGATGCGGTTGACATGGCAACACGATATGGTTGGAAACTCTTGCCGCAG TACACGTTCGACATACGCACGGGCTCGTGGAGACACAAGTCTTTTTCAAACACGCCCATGTACCAGTTGGAAACGCTCGAAGACTTTGGGCCTTTTTGGTCCCCCGGAAAACAGACACATGATCACACATCATTCAAG GTACGCTTACAAGACGCCAAGCGTATCTTTGAAAGCGCCACAGTCTCAGAGAAGCCGCGAATCACGTCTGCCTGTCTTGAGCTACAGGATGCGCTTCCGACGAAGATTGGGACCTTTCGGTGGTTCTTAACCCCCCACGAGGCGGCCACGATTCTTTCTGACAAGGAGGGACACTATCTCGAGAAAAGCCATACAA